In the Leptolyngbya sp. CCY15150 genome, one interval contains:
- the prmA gene encoding 50S ribosomal protein L11 methyltransferase: MVNSWWEIQVLCDANAEELVFWRLEKFGCRGTSSETNGSNCLMKAYLPQFEAQLLDLSALSIWLQQDATFTGLPTPTVRWQLIDEEDWASSWKTYWHPQEIGDRLLINPSWIEPPTNSDRLILKLDPGAAFGTGAHATTQLCLEALEMRLGATATTPEGGDNLVIADIGCGSGILSIAAALMGAAHIYAVDTDPLAVRSTRTNRDMNHISKHQLMVQKGSLSDLLAQLTEPVDGILCNILAEVILDLIPMMGDIAKPSTWGVLSGLLIEQAKPVADTLEQHGWIVATLWRRKDWCCLNIRRS; this comes from the coding sequence TTGGTCAATAGCTGGTGGGAAATTCAAGTTTTATGCGATGCAAATGCCGAGGAGCTAGTCTTCTGGCGGCTGGAAAAGTTTGGGTGCCGAGGTACGTCTAGTGAGACCAACGGCAGCAACTGTTTGATGAAAGCCTATTTGCCTCAGTTTGAAGCCCAGCTTTTAGATCTGTCGGCGCTGTCCATTTGGCTGCAGCAGGATGCTACCTTTACCGGTTTGCCCACGCCCACGGTGCGCTGGCAACTGATTGATGAAGAAGACTGGGCCAGCAGTTGGAAAACCTACTGGCATCCCCAAGAAATTGGCGATCGCCTCTTAATCAATCCATCCTGGATAGAGCCACCCACCAACAGCGATCGCCTGATTCTCAAGCTAGACCCTGGGGCCGCCTTTGGCACCGGTGCCCATGCCACCACTCAGCTTTGCTTAGAAGCGCTGGAAATGCGCTTGGGCGCTACCGCCACCACGCCCGAAGGTGGCGATAATTTGGTGATTGCTGATATCGGCTGCGGGTCGGGCATCCTGTCGATTGCGGCGGCTTTGATGGGAGCTGCCCATATCTACGCGGTCGATACCGATCCCCTGGCCGTACGCTCAACGCGCACCAATCGAGATATGAACCATATTTCCAAACATCAGTTGATGGTGCAAAAGGGCAGTTTGTCGGACTTGCTTGCCCAATTGACGGAGCCAGTGGACGGCATTTTATGCAACATCTTGGCCGAGGTGATTCTCGACTTGATTCCCATGATGGGGGACATTGCTAAGCCAAGTACCTGGGGGGTGCTCAGTGGATTGCTGATTGAGCAAGCGAAGCCCGTGGCCGATACCCTAGAGCAACATGGTTGGATTGTGGCCACGCTTTGGCGGCGCAAAGACTGGTGTTGTCTGAACATTCGCCGCTCGTAG